A region of the Stieleria neptunia genome:
GTGAACCTGTCTCCCGCCACCCCGAAGATCGAAACGTTTCCGTTGGAGCGACCGTTGTTGCGCCAACGCTCGCGTGATGCGAAACTGGCGCGGAGCCGTGCGGCGGCGTCCCTGTCGTTCTTCATCAGTGGCGACGAGAACCGATTGGCGACGTATGTGGCTCAGTCGGAACCGACGATCGCGATGTCGCAACCGGTCCTGTTGATCGGCCCAGCGGGTTGCGGCAAGACGACGTTGGCGTTGCATTTGGCCGCCCGCATCGCCGCAACCCTTTCACTCGGTGGTGACGCCACGGCGGTCAAGTATTTTTCGGCGTCCGACTTTGCCCGCGAGTATGCCGAAGCGGTGGCGGCGGACGATTTGCCGCCGCTTCGTGAATCGCTCGACGACGCGGCCATTTTGGTGATTGATGATCTGGATTCGATCGCCGGAAAGCTGGCCGCCCAAGATGAATTGTCGATTCGCATCGAACGGCGGATCGCTGCGGGAAAGCCGACGATTTTCACCAGCAAACGGCTGCCATCGGAAACTCGCGCTATCCGTCCCCAATTGGCCAGCCGATGCGTGATCGGATTGACGATCCCGATCGCTTACCCGACGGGCGAATCGCGTTTGACGATCCTTCGCGAACTCGCCTTGCTTCGCGGATTGGAATTGTCGGACGACTTGATCGGATTGCTCGACGCCGGCCTGCGGACCGACATTTCGGTGCTGGCCCTCGACTCGGCGATCAAGCAAGTCGATTTGTATTGTCGGATGAATCAATCCGCGGCCGACGTCGTGGCGGTTCAATCGGCGATCAACGCTGCGGGCCAACGCAGCGACATCGATCTGGGAAAGATCACCCGGATCGTGGCCCGAATCTGGGGGCATCGCACCAAAGACTTGCGCAGCGGTTCGCGAAAACAATCCGTCGTCCGGGCCCGATCGTTGGCGATGTTGCTGGCCCGCCAATTCACCTCGTCCAGCTTGGACAAAATCGGCGAGTACTTCGGCGGACGCGACCACTCGACGGTTCTGCATGCGATCCGCAAGACCGAAACGTTGCTCCAGCAGGACGCCGACCTGAGTCGGATGATGGTCGAAGCCACCGAGAAGCTGGCCGCCTAGGGCTGGTTGGATCGCGGCCGATAGCCGGATAGGAATGAGCCCACCGATGGCAGCGCGAACCCACCGATGGAAAGCAGCCTGTGATCCGTTTCACTGTAACCCAGGAACATCGGATCGCACGCTCGACGTCAATGCAAACGTCCGACGCCCCTGATTCTTGATTCTTGCTTTTTTTCCAGCCGTTTGGGTGTGGAAAACGCGTCAGCACGTCGTCGGTGTCCAGACGACTGAATCGTCAGTCGAACCGGTCCCGTCCCACCATGCCGTCGGCCACTGTCAGCAACCGGGCTGGTTTCCGACCGTTCCTCGACACCAGACCGACGGCTTTTCCACTTCGGTCTAATTCGCGTAAGTGGTTTTAGGGATGCTACTTATCGCTGCCAAATGGCGTCCGCTGACGGCATCTTCGGAAAGATTACGATAACGACGATAAATAATTAAATCTAACCAGAATAGAAACCCATCGGATGAAACCGATCGCTCTGCCTCAGCCATGCTGCCCAAACCGCTGGATTGCGTTAAAACATGGACCCCGTGAATCGCTCCTCCAGCCGATTGCTTTGCATCCATGAAAATCTCCTGCTCGCGTGAACCCCTCACGAATGCCTTTTCACTGGCGGCCAGTGTCGCCCCCGCTCGGTCTCCCAAGGAGATCTTGCAGAATGTGAAAATCACCGCGTCGGGCGGCAAGCTGACGCTGACCGCGACCGATATGGAAGTCGGGATTCGATTGGAAGTCGAGGAAGGGGTGGAGATCGAAACCGAAGGCACGGCGCTGCTGCCGGTCCAACGCATGATGGCGATCTTGCGGGAAAGCAACGATGAAACGTTGACGTTGATGACCGATGATTCGGGGATTCAGGTCAGCGGGGCACGCAGCACGTTCCGGTTGCCCGGCAGCAACCCGGACGAGTTCCCGCCGGTGGTCTCGTTCGAGGAAGACAAATACCACGTGATCTCGACGCGGTTCTTCCGGTCGATGGTGCGTCGCACGGTTTTCGCGACCGACACCGACAACAGCCGCTTCGCCCTCGGCGGGGTGCTGTTGGAAATGACCGGCAATTCAGTCACGGCGGTGGGCACCGATGGTCGCCGGCTGGCGAGCATGCAGGGCGAAGGCGAATCGATCGGCGGGCACGAGACCAGCGGCACCAGCACGATCGTGCCGACGCGGGCGATTCAATTGATGGAACGGGCCGTCGACGAGAACGAAGACACGGTGGATGTCGCGGCGCGACAAAGCGATTTGTTGCTGCGAACCAAAACCGCGGTGATCTATTCACGGCTCGTGGAAGGGCGTTATCCGACGTGGCGACAAGTGATCCCCAAACGTGACGACGCGGTCCAATTGGACTTGACCGTCGGACCGGTGTTCGCGGCCCTGCGGCAGGCGGCGATCGTGACCGATCAAGATAGCCGAGGCATCGATTTCACGTTCGGCGACGGAACGTTGAAGCTGGAAGCGAGTACCAAGGATGTCGGTCAGTCGCAAATCGAATTACCGATCGCTTATGACGGAGATCCGATCACGCTGACGATGGACCATCGCTATCTGGCTGATTTCTGCAAAGTGCTCGACCGCGAGCAAAGTTTTCAGATCGAGATCGAATCGGGGGCTTCGCCGGCCTTGATGACCACCGACGATGGCTATTCGTACGTGATCATGCCGATGTCACGCGACCGATAAGCAGCCTTTGGGGCCACGCTGTGAAGCATTTTTTAGCGGTAGGGCGCGAGCCCTCCGGTGTTGTGGCAGAGAGGAAGAACCGGAGGGCTCGCGCCCTGCCGCTAAAACCTCAACAAACACATGGGAAAAAAGCTTCGCAGCGTTGCCGATTGGGGGGCGAGATCGGCCGTTGCCCCCAACCGGCGGGGATCGGCGGCCGATACCGTTTGGTCCTCCGAAGCCGACCATGCTAGGCTACCGATGACAGAATCATCTTCGAACGGACCAAGACCATTCCACTCAAGGGAACCGCGCTCGTGAACGACGTTTCAAATCCGGCCAGCCAGCTCGATCAACTCAAACGGTTCACCAAAGTGGTCGCCGACACCGGTGATTTCGAATCGATGCGGGAGTTCGCGCCGCAGGACGCCACCACCAACCCCTCGCTCATCCTGGCCGCTTCGAGCCAGCCGCAGTATGCCCACCTGATCGAACAGGCCATCGACGAACACGCCGGTGGGACGCTCAGCGGCCAACAGCGGATCGACAGCAT
Encoded here:
- a CDS encoding helix-turn-helix domain-containing protein, whose protein sequence is MNLSPATPKIETFPLERPLLRQRSRDAKLARSRAAASLSFFISGDENRLATYVAQSEPTIAMSQPVLLIGPAGCGKTTLALHLAARIAATLSLGGDATAVKYFSASDFAREYAEAVAADDLPPLRESLDDAAILVIDDLDSIAGKLAAQDELSIRIERRIAAGKPTIFTSKRLPSETRAIRPQLASRCVIGLTIPIAYPTGESRLTILRELALLRGLELSDDLIGLLDAGLRTDISVLALDSAIKQVDLYCRMNQSAADVVAVQSAINAAGQRSDIDLGKITRIVARIWGHRTKDLRSGSRKQSVVRARSLAMLLARQFTSSSLDKIGEYFGGRDHSTVLHAIRKTETLLQQDADLSRMMVEATEKLAA
- the dnaN gene encoding DNA polymerase III subunit beta — translated: MKISCSREPLTNAFSLAASVAPARSPKEILQNVKITASGGKLTLTATDMEVGIRLEVEEGVEIETEGTALLPVQRMMAILRESNDETLTLMTDDSGIQVSGARSTFRLPGSNPDEFPPVVSFEEDKYHVISTRFFRSMVRRTVFATDTDNSRFALGGVLLEMTGNSVTAVGTDGRRLASMQGEGESIGGHETSGTSTIVPTRAIQLMERAVDENEDTVDVAARQSDLLLRTKTAVIYSRLVEGRYPTWRQVIPKRDDAVQLDLTVGPVFAALRQAAIVTDQDSRGIDFTFGDGTLKLEASTKDVGQSQIELPIAYDGDPITLTMDHRYLADFCKVLDREQSFQIEIESGASPALMTTDDGYSYVIMPMSRDR